From the genome of Simkania negevensis Z:
AGGCTTGATCTTTATCATTCCTCCCAAAGTACCCTTTAGACTAAATGGGTCTTCTATTTTTAGGTCTCTTTGTAAGTAACTAGGTAGGATAATTCCTTGGTTCATTCCAGTACCTAGAAATTTTAGGTTACGTAGCTCTTTGATAGCTGGAGGGATGAAAACAATATTGTTTCCAGCAAGATCAAGCCGCTCTAGATTTTTGAATTTGAATAGCTCTGGAGGCAGCAATTTTAATCCGAGATATTTTAAATCGAGAGTTTTGATTTGCGAACCTTTTTCCTGAATGAATGCGCTTAAAGCCCCTTTTAGTTCGCTATCATCAAGCCCTGAAGTAGACCCTGGAACCAACTTTTCAAGGATTTTTCTTCGGCTTGAATTTAGAGCCGATTCGACTTCATGCCCTTTTGTGATTTCAAATTTGATCCCTGTAGTATCTAACAGCACTACTTTAGGTCTTCTAGAAGAGAGCTTGGGCAAAAGAGCTTCCATGTGGGAAGCTCTTTTGCAGATCAGAGAGTAGGTCAGAAGAAAAATATCAGCTTCTATATGTGGAAGGATTGATTTGGCAAAACCCTCGAGAGTTCTATAGGTAAGGCGATATTGTATCTTTAAGACAAGAAGGAGATAGATGAGTGGAAGGGAAAACAAACGAGGTCGACCTCGTTTGTTTTCCTCTGGCTTTTCAGTTAACGCATTTGGATCGATGAAAAAAGTTATACTTCCTCTTTTTACTAAGTCTCGATTATACTTGTGCCAATTGCGTTTATGCATCTGAAGCTCCTTTATGTTTAGTGACTTAAATCATAAGGAGCTTCTCTTTTTTAAGAAATTTTTATCAAGACTTCTCTTCTGATTTTTTCAACACAGTCGTCGAATCTATCCAACTAAAAAGTTAAATGCTATATTCTTTTAAAAAAATTTAGGAGATGACATGGCAGGATTTAAGTGTTTATCAGATGAACAATGGCAACTCATTGAAGGTCTTATGGACCATACTTTTCCTTTGGAGAGAGGAACTCCTCGAAGTGATCTACGCAAAACCTGGAATTCAATACTCTTTATCTTAACGAGAGGATGTCGTTGGGCGGATCTTCCGACAGATTCCTCTCTTTTTATCCCTCGTTCTACAGCTCACAAATGGTTAAAGCAATGGAGTGTTGAAGGAGTTTTTGATAAGGTGATGAGTGGGCTATTACAGATAGCAATAATGGAAGGAAAAGTTGATCTTTCTCAAGTAGCTGTGGACGGTTCTTTTTCCCCCCGCTCCAGGAGGAGGGGAAAAAGTTGATTATGGTTATAAAGGCAAGGGAGTTCTGCTTCACTTGCTTATCGATAAAAACGGCAATGCAATAGCCATTACAACTACCGATGCAAAGGGGGATGAAAAACAGGAAGTTAGCAGATTGCTTACACAGCTTCCATTAAAGTCACTCAAAGGGCGAGTAGTTGTTCTTGAGGCAGACAAAGGTTATGATGCAGGCTGGTTACGTCAGTTTTTGTTAAACATGGGAATATTTCCTCTAATTCCCTATCGGAAAATCAAAGGAAGATGGGCGCCAGAAATTAACGAAGTTACCCATTTCTTCAAATTGAGCCCACAACGCTGGAAGGTAGAACGAGCTTTTGCTTGGTTAAAAAGACGTTGTCGTCGGCTATTGATGCGATGGGAGCGTTTATTCGTGATATGGAATGGATTGGTAATATTGGGGGTAGTTTATACTTGGATAAAAAATTTAGTTGGATAGGTTCTCGAGATCAAAAACTTTTCTTAAACTATTTATCCTTGAAAAGAATAAAATGTCTGGACTATGCTTTTGCTTAATTAAACTTCAATATAATGGTTTTTAAGATGTATAAAATTGGAATCACTACAGAAAGAACAAACACAAATAATACTCAAACTGATGCAGGTCCCCTACCTACACCAAAAGAGGTTATGCGAGCCAAAATTCAGGGTATTCTGAAGCAAACAGTTGAAGATGCAGAAAAAACTGATTCTAAGGAACTTGTAAAACGGGCTACAATCGGGACCCCCAACGAACAACTTTTCTCTTAAGCAACTTATTTTCAAAAGCTTAAATTACAATATTCCTCTTCCTATTAATTAAAATTTTTGTTATAATTAAGATTAAATTAATAGAGGTATGTTTAAGAGGGAAATCACATGAGCACGGATGTCACTAAAACATCGGAATTTAAGTCAATTTGTTCTTTTAATCCAGTAAATCAAACTGTCCATGATTCAGCTCTTGAGAGAATCTCATCCGTAGTCTTTTCAGTCATTTCTGATTTGCAGTCAACTGATAAAGAGCTGGATAGCGAATCAATCGCTACATTTTCCGAAAAAGTTGGACAGATCAACACTAAACTCAAGGACGAAGGGAAGGGTACACCCTTTACCGTTGCTCTGTATACAATGAGCCTCTTAACCGATCTGAGGGCTAAATTATCCCCCGAAAACCAAGACGTCTTAACAAATCCTTTTATCGCTAGGTTAAAAGAACTTGCCGAACAAGATACCATAAAAGATAAAGTCGGAGTTGCAACACAGCTCTATAATTTTCAAAAAAATGTTTTAAATCCAGCGCTTTTGAAAGCAGAATCTCGAGAAGAACTTGCAGCCCTCAAACCTCTTGTTCAACTTGTCTTTACCATTAAGTCCAAAGTCGAAGAAGTCGACCCAAATGGCAAACTCGATGAACTCAAAAAAGCCTCTTACGAGAATTACAATTACACCTACTTCACAGCAGATCCCGGGTACCAAGCGCTAATCAATTACGCACCAGGAAGCATTTCCAACTTAGAAAGCTCTCAGAGCAGAGCCAAAGTTATCTCAAAGTTAACTGAGGTTCAACAAGTGATTGCACGCATTGCAGATAACCCACATATGCCAACAAAGGACAAAGTTGCTCTTTACCAAGCATTCACACAAATCCAAAAGGAGTTTGGAGAAAATGGAGCTGAATTAAATGAAGTTATAGATGCCTTAGAAACAACACTTGACTTACATAAAGGCATCAAAAGCAGTTTTCCACTCGAGATGAAAGAACTCTTATCAAATCCCATCTCAGGAGAACTTAGCCCGATCGCTACAAAGCTGGTAGCATTTGAACGTGATCACCTCATTCCCGCACTTCAACAAGTGGCAACAAGAGAAGAACTCCTAGCACTTGAACCCTTAGTGGACCAATGCATTGATCTCAAACCTAAAGTAGACTCAGCCGATACCGAAGGTAGATTAAGTGAGACTCACGCAGCCATGATCGACCTTTACAATGCAAAACTTCAAAAAACAAACGTCAATTTCGCACCCCTTATTTCCTATATACCAGGAAAACTTGGAGACCTTAGTAACTCAGGAAGGAGAGAGAAACTAGCAAATAGCCTTGCCGAATATATTGAAGGAGCAATCAAATCGTTTGATCATCCTATTTTCCAGCAAGAAGAAAAAATAGCCCTATACGAAGCTGTTCTCAAAATTCAAAGTGAATTTAATGACCATAAAGATGGAGCTCGTCTCGAACCCACAGCAAAAGCCCTGCGCAAAGCACTTTCCATACCAGAACCAGAACTTGCAAAAGTCAAACCAGAACCCAAGGCAAAAAGCAGCCTCTTTGCCATGTGGGAAAAGCGCGCCTCAGAATCTGGATCAGAAAATTCATCACCAAAATCTACCACGATTCCCAGTAAAAAAGAAGTGGAAGTTTCACCCGAAGTTCGTCGACAGAAGAGTCTACAAATCATCCAAGAAAAACTTGGATCTTTAGATTTAAATTCACAGTTTCTGAGTGAAGATATTTCATACATCAAAAGTCAAATCAGCACTCTCCGTTCCATTTCGGGCAATCCGGTCGAGTTCAAACACCTAGAAAAAGCGCTCGATGTATTACTGAATCCAGAGACATTAGCAGTTTCTTCAGAAGAAAAATTTCTCATGGGATTTGTGCTAGAAAAGCATAAGTTAAGCAAGTTAGATCTTGCTAAGTTTGTCAAAAAAGACGAAGACATCAATAAACCAGATGTTTTAAAAAAAGTATCAGCGAGAGTCTTAGCGAGTTATGTAGACCAAGAAAGAGTCACTGTACTCGATGCCCAGTCAAACATGCTTAGAGCATTAAAGCAAAAAGCATTCCATCCTGAGCAACTAGAAGCAACCGCAAGTAGAGCTGTAGATATTGCAAGGTCTACAGCAAAACAAATGCGTTTTCGTCGCTTTACCGATCTTTACACACTCAATCCAGCACTCAATCACAACTTCACAGCCAACTACTCAACACTCGTTCAGACCTTTGAACTCTTTACAAGAGAAACAGTCATGCCGGATCTAGAAAAAAATTGGAGCAAATTAGCAACAGCCTATGATTCCCCCACAAGCGGCAAATTTTCGGAGTTACTAACCAATTACTCCTACATGAATCCACGCCGACAGTTCTCGATTTATGTCGCCTCATGCCAAGAAGACTTCCTCAATTCCCTCGGTCTCCAATTAATTGACCGCACTCCATTACGAGAACTTGAACCTTACCTTTCACAGAAAGTCGAAGAACACAAAACAGATGGCGCTAAAACATTTCTAATTAATTACGAAGACCATTTTCAAGAAGAGCACCTCTGGTTATTTGACAACGCTCACAGAATCGTCATGCCACATAACCAAGGAGACAACGACAACACCAATCTTGGAAAAGGGGTATGTTACAATAACTCTCTTTCTCGTATGAGCACACTGATGAGAGATCCCACCATGGACCGCAGCACCCTACAAATGGGAAGTACAGAAAGAACGCGCTTTCACCAAAATCTTGTAGGACGCAAAGTAGAAAAGGCCAAAGATGGCGCAATGTCGTGGGACGAAGCAACCCGAGCAATCAAACATAACTGTGAAGTGTATGGGCTTCGACATCACCACACGACCTCTCCGTTCTCATCCGATGGTGGACTCTACGAGAACCTAGCAACAAAAATGGAAGAATTTAGTAACTTAGGATATTCGCAAGTGATTCTCGGTTTACGCGATCCAAAAACCGAAACAGGACATGCAGTGAATCTTATTTTTGATAAAGCGCATGGAATTTACTCGATAGAAGATGACAACCTAGGGCGAATTGAATTTAGCAACTTAAAAGAGTTGCAAGCACAAGGGAAGGAATACTTCAAAATCTTTTATCCTCATAACACAGAATTGACATTTGAGTGCTATGCTTTGGCGAAGTAATAAGCTAAGGGGCTAACCGCCCTTGTTCTTTCATAATACGTAACACCTCACCATAAGTCTCCTGATGAAACGTCGATTGGTGTTGTGGTTTGAAGCCCCAACCTTTTGGAGTCATCTAATCTTCTTTGGAATGTTACCGATTACTTGTTCAGCTCTTAAGATAAGCACAAGCAAATGGAATACATCAGCCCGATTTCTTTTTTTTTTGCCCTTTAGTGGACGAATACCAGACATCGCCGCAAAATCAAAGCTTTATGATAAGATTCTGAGTGATTTGTAATGCATTTTTTCGCAACGAAGGTGAAGCTCACCCTAATTTTCGTTCAAATCAAAACTTGGTCTATTTGCAAATGCTATCTTTGCTGAGATTAACATCCAACAGATAGAAAGCTCTGACTATAAAGGAATACAAAACCCCAAAAAGAGATGTTCGCCTATTTTTTTGGGGTTTAGCATCTGCCATTACTCTCAAATTTCAGATTATTTGTTGGCTGGATTAATTAACCTTTCAATCCAATATGAATGGCTTTATCACAGAGCATTACAGCTGCGACTTTTACGTTAAGACCACATAGACTGCCAGCAAAATGTTTTTCCCAGTCTTGGATATAAGATTCGATAGAAGGTCCTG
Proteins encoded in this window:
- a CDS encoding transposase, producing the protein MHKRNWHKYNRDLVKRGSITFFIDPNALTEKPEENKRGRPRLFSLPLIYLLLVLKIQYRLTYRTLEGFAKSILPHIEADIFLLTYSLICKRASHMEALLPKLSSRRPKVVLLDTTGIKFEITKGHEVESALNSSRRKILEKLVPGSTSGLDDSELKGALSAFIQEKGSQIKTLDLKYLGLKLLPPELFKFKNLERLDLAGNNIVFIPPAIKELRNLKFLGTGMNQGIILPSYLQRDLKIEDPFSLKGTLGGMIKIKPRNFLDDIASFFSYVGSMSILNSIFKNVSPSTN
- a CDS encoding transposase, which encodes MAGFKCLSDEQWQLIEGLMDHTFPLERGTPRSDLRKTWNSILFILTRGCRWADLPTDSSLFIPRSTAHKWLKQWSVEGVFDKVMSGLLQIAIMEGKVDLSQVAVDGSFSPRSRRRGKS
- a CDS encoding transposase — its product is MWTVLFPPAPGGGEKVDYGYKGKGVLLHLLIDKNGNAIAITTTDAKGDEKQEVSRLLTQLPLKSLKGRVVVLEADKGYDAGWLRQFLLNMGIFPLIPYRKIKGRWAPEINEVTHFFKLSPQRWKVERAFAWLKRRCRRLLMRWERLFVIWNGLVILGVVYTWIKNLVG